The Streptomyces kanamyceticus DNA segment CTCGTCCAAGGACTTGAGCACCAGTACGACGCGGCCGCCGGGTCCCAGGAGCGGGGCAACATGCTCGCCGAGCCGATGGACATCCCCTCCGCCGACGAGATCGGCCGTGAATTCGAACGCTTCCTCGCGGAGCGGGAGGGCGACGCGTAAGGGCAGGGCCTAAGCTGCCGGTCATGCTGAAGGTGGGCCTGACCGGCGGTATCGGCGCCGGCAAGAGTGAGGTGTCGCGGCTGCTCGTGGCGCGCGGTGCCGTTCTGATCGACGCGGACAAGATCGCCCGTGAAGTGGTGGAACCGGGAACTCCGGGTCTGGCGGCGGTCGTTGAGGCTTTCGGGCGGGAGGTGCTCGCCCCGGACGGTTCGTTGGACCGTCCGAAGCTGGGCGGCATCGTCTTCGCCGACCCGGAGAGGCTCGCCGTACTGAACTCGATCGTGCACCCGCTCGTCGGCGCCCGTTCCGCCGAGCTGGAGGCGTCCGCGTCCGGTGACGCGGTGGTCGTGCATGACGTGCCGCTGCTCGCGGAGAACGGCCTCGCACCGCTGTACGACCTGGTGGTCGTCGTCGACGCGAGCCCCGGGACCCAGCTGGACCGCCTGGTGCGGCTGCGCGGCATGAGCGAGGAGGACGCCCGCGCGCGGATGGCCGCGCAGGCCACGCGCGAGAAGCGCCTGGAGATCGCGGACGTCGTCATCGACAACGACGGGCCGCTCGACGGGCTCGCCGAGCGGGTCGGGGCGGTCTGGGAGGACCTCGCGCGGCGGGCGCGGGCGGCCTCGGGCCAGTAGTCGTAAGTCAGGTAGTCGTCTTCGTGGTCGTCCCAGGGGGAGGCGGGCAGTGGTCGTACTCGCGGCGCTGACGGCGTTCGGCGGTCTTGTCGCGGTCCTCGCGGGCGCGTACGGCCTGCGGCAGACCCGGCGCATCAGCGCCGCGGGAGCTGTGGCGCAGGCCCTGGTCAAGGCCGCGCCACCGGGCGCCGAGCGGCCCACGCTGCAGTTCGAGACCGGCGAAGGGCGGGTCGTCGAGGTCGTCTCGCCCGTGCCTCCCACCCGGCGCAGGCCGCTCGCGTCGGGCGACCTGGTGCACCTCGCGTACGACACCGAGGACCCGCGCGAGACGGTGCTGCTCGGCGGCGAGCGCACGGGGCTCGACCGGGCCTTCGTGGGCGCGGGTCTCGCGCTCGTCGTGCTGGGCGCCGTGCTGGTGGCCTTCGCGCTCTGAACGCCCGCGTGCGCGGAGCGTGGGCCGCCGGACGGGCGGCGGGCGCGGGGTGGAATAGGCGGGGCCGCGGCGGGCGTTGAGGTCCGTGAGAGAGGGAAGGAATGCAGCGTGCCTGACATCACCCCGGAGACGCACGTCATCGACTTTCGTGCGGCGGAGCAGCTCCTTGCCGCGCGGGATCCGCGTGGCGCGGTGAAGCTCCTGGACACGGTCATCGCCGCCCACCCCGAGAACACCGCGGCCCGGTTGCTGCGGGCGCGCGCGTTCTTCGCCGCGGCGCAACTGCGCGCCGCCGAGCTGGAGTTCAGCATCGTCCTGGAGCGCGAGCCGGACAACGCGTTCGCGCACTTCGCGCTCGCCCGCACCTATGAGCGCGGCGCGCGCCAGGAGCAGGCGCGGCGCCACTTCAGGCTCGCGGCCGCGCTGGATCCGCAGCCACAGTACCTGGCGGCCGCGCGGTTCGACGAGGGTGGCGGCGCGGGCTGAGACCCGGCGAGACCCGGCGCGGGCTAAGGCGTGCCGGCGGGTGGCGTTCTCGGTGGTTCGTAGGGCGGGATGTCGCGGCCCGGCTGATAGTGCGGGCCCTGTCGCAGATGGCGCAGCACCATGGCCAGATCGGTGACGACCACCAGGCACAGCACGCCGCAGGCCACCGCCCATCCCGTACGCCCGGTGAGCGCGAAGACGGCCGTGCCGAACGCCGCCCAGATCAGACCCCATACGCTGAACCAGAGGCGCATGCGCAGCGGACTGCGCGCGGTCACCGGTTCACTGCCTGTGCGCTTCATGAGAGGTCATCTCCTCCTTCCAGGATAAGAGGGTGAGAACGTGCTGGAGGCGCTGCGGGCCGACGAACAGCTCGCGGGCTGGCTCGGGGGCATGGAGAGCGCGGGCGAGCCGCGGACGCGGGCGGTGCTCCCGGAGGCCGACGAGCTGCCGGAGGTGCTGCTCGACCTCGCCGTCCCGCACGAGGACATCAACGGCCTGGTGGCGCTGCGCGACCGGCTCTGGGAGGACGCGGAGGCGCGGTGGCTGCTCGACCGCTGCGTCGACGCGCTCGTGCGCGACATGGGGAAGCCCGGCGGCACCCCCGAGTTCCCGGTGCTGCCCGAAGGGCTCGGGGAGCTCGGGCGCTGCTTCTTCGTGTACGTGTATGTGGCGGCGCTGCCGTACGCGCGGGAGTACCACCGGGGCCGGGGCATACCCGAGGAGGTGTCGCGCCGTACGCTCGCCGACCTCGGGCGGCATCTGGCCGTGCACCGCAGGGCGCGCGGCGGCCGGGGCCTGGCCGTGCCGGGCTGGCACGGGCTGCACTTCCGGGGTGAGCTCTACCAACTGGGGCGGCTGCAGTTCCAGCGGGCCGTGCTGGGGGAGCGGATGGGCGGCGCGGTGGCCGGGGGCGGGGCTGGAGTTGGTGCTGGTGCTGGGCGCGCGGCGGGTCCGGGGGATCCCTGCCTCAACCTTCACATCACCGACTACCGGGGGCCGTTGAGCCCCGAGGCGTGTGACCGGTCCCTCGCCCTGGCGCGGGAGTTCTTCGCGCGGTACTTCCCCGAGGAACGATATGAGACAGCTGTGTGCCACTCCTGGCTGCTCGATCCGCAGCTGAGGCACTACCTGCCCGCGGACTCGAACATCGTCCGCTTCCAGGACCGATTCCGCCAGGCCGACGGTTATGGGCGGGATCCGGACGACAGCACTCCGGTCGGCTTCGTCTTCGGTGACCGCGATCTCGCCGTGGACCGACTGCCCAGGCGCACCAGGGTGGAGCGGGCGGTCGGCGACCATCTGCGGTCAGGTGGGCACTGGTACGGAGGGCATGGCTGGTTCTCGCTGTAGGGGGCGGGTCGCCGGGGAGGGCGGGAACGGGCCGCGCGGGCGCTTCGTTGGCGGGGCATGGGTGTTGAGATGCGTGAGGGACACGAGGGGACGGGCCCCGGCGCGATCACGCCGGACGGCTGCGCGGTCGAGTTGTACGCACGCCTGTCCGTCGGGGACGAGCCGGACGTCATCGCCGGGGCGGTCCCGGCCGGGGCGCACATCCTCGAACTGGGCAGCGGCGCGGGGCGGGTGACCCGCCCGCTGCTCGCGCGGGGCTTCCGGGTGACGGCCGTGGACGAGTCGGCCGAGATGCTGGAGAAGGTCGCCGGACTCGACGGCGGGGTGCGTACGGTCCGCAGCCCGATCGAGCGGCTGGACCTGGAAGAGAAGTTCGGCGTGGTGATGCTCGCGTCGTTCCTGGTGCACAACGGAGACGTGGCGGTGCGGCGCGGGCTGCTGCGGACCTGCCGGAGCCATGTCACGGACGACGGGTGTGTGCTGATCCAGCGGGAGGGCGCGGATTACCACACGAACCTGCCCAGGGAGCGCGTCGATCCGGGCGGCTTCACCGTCCGGATCCTGTCGGCGGAGCCGGTCGGCGACGGCGTGAACGAGGTCCGCGCGGAGTACGTCTTCCCCGACGCCGTCTGGACCCAGACGTTCCGCGCCCGCCCGCTCACCACGGCACAGTTCGAGGAGGCGCTGGCGGAGGAGGGCCTGAAGGTCGACAAGTACCTGACGGACGACGGGACGTGGGTGCGGGCGGTGCCGGTGCCGGTATAGGTACCGGCACCGGCGGGGTGAGGCGGGGAGGCTTCGGCGGAGCGGGCCGG contains these protein-coding regions:
- the coaE gene encoding dephospho-CoA kinase, whose translation is MLKVGLTGGIGAGKSEVSRLLVARGAVLIDADKIAREVVEPGTPGLAAVVEAFGREVLAPDGSLDRPKLGGIVFADPERLAVLNSIVHPLVGARSAELEASASGDAVVVHDVPLLAENGLAPLYDLVVVVDASPGTQLDRLVRLRGMSEEDARARMAAQATREKRLEIADVVIDNDGPLDGLAERVGAVWEDLARRARAASGQ
- a CDS encoding DUF3592 domain-containing protein yields the protein MVVLAALTAFGGLVAVLAGAYGLRQTRRISAAGAVAQALVKAAPPGAERPTLQFETGEGRVVEVVSPVPPTRRRPLASGDLVHLAYDTEDPRETVLLGGERTGLDRAFVGAGLALVVLGAVLVAFAL
- a CDS encoding tetratricopeptide repeat protein; its protein translation is MPDITPETHVIDFRAAEQLLAARDPRGAVKLLDTVIAAHPENTAARLLRARAFFAAAQLRAAELEFSIVLEREPDNAFAHFALARTYERGARQEQARRHFRLAAALDPQPQYLAAARFDEGGGAG
- a CDS encoding DUF6343 family protein, which gives rise to MKRTGSEPVTARSPLRMRLWFSVWGLIWAAFGTAVFALTGRTGWAVACGVLCLVVVTDLAMVLRHLRQGPHYQPGRDIPPYEPPRTPPAGTP
- a CDS encoding acyltransferase domain-containing protein, with the translated sequence MLPEADELPEVLLDLAVPHEDINGLVALRDRLWEDAEARWLLDRCVDALVRDMGKPGGTPEFPVLPEGLGELGRCFFVYVYVAALPYAREYHRGRGIPEEVSRRTLADLGRHLAVHRRARGGRGLAVPGWHGLHFRGELYQLGRLQFQRAVLGERMGGAVAGGGAGVGAGAGRAAGPGDPCLNLHITDYRGPLSPEACDRSLALAREFFARYFPEERYETAVCHSWLLDPQLRHYLPADSNIVRFQDRFRQADGYGRDPDDSTPVGFVFGDRDLAVDRLPRRTRVERAVGDHLRSGGHWYGGHGWFSL
- a CDS encoding class I SAM-dependent methyltransferase; the protein is MREGHEGTGPGAITPDGCAVELYARLSVGDEPDVIAGAVPAGAHILELGSGAGRVTRPLLARGFRVTAVDESAEMLEKVAGLDGGVRTVRSPIERLDLEEKFGVVMLASFLVHNGDVAVRRGLLRTCRSHVTDDGCVLIQREGADYHTNLPRERVDPGGFTVRILSAEPVGDGVNEVRAEYVFPDAVWTQTFRARPLTTAQFEEALAEEGLKVDKYLTDDGTWVRAVPVPV